Proteins encoded together in one Halorubellus sp. JP-L1 window:
- a CDS encoding DNA mismatch repair protein produces MRLEEYWGVGPKTRALLVEELGVDAAIDAIESADVRALVDAGVPRGRATRILRRATGGAGMDVLATSDAREVYKEILSIAGSFALTDGAADAIHVLTPLSDVDAMGERLADVEAARASWEALSSEERSAVEAAFATYDDAGGGEKAAVEAAVALLDAGVVREDGVFAPLADLDREALADAARALGALREGRVAPGADDRLDALREHVADVETLEANAASVVEEIREGSAPTAGGFQDAFVDHVCAETGVDAARVRDAAPTEARDATDFVNEALRSLAGDLREAVDDREREVRVDLQGAVADAREDVDRAVAAVDDVAFELSLARFAAAFDLTSPSFVENAVAVEGARNLSLAAGGEESLQPVRYALGEHSLAPPPGQQRVSVLTGANSGGKTTLLETLCQVVLLAHMGLPVPADRAEVGRFDSVVFHRRHASFNAGVLESTLRNVVPPLTEEGRTLMLVDEFEAITEPGSAADLLHGLVTLSVEKAALGTFVTHLADDLEPLPSTARVDGIFAEGLTPDLELEVDYQPRFGEVGRSTPEFIVSRLVANADDRAERSGFETLAEAVGHEVVQRTLADARWTES; encoded by the coding sequence ATGCGACTGGAGGAGTACTGGGGAGTCGGCCCGAAGACGCGGGCGTTGCTCGTCGAGGAACTGGGCGTGGACGCGGCGATCGACGCCATCGAGTCGGCGGACGTGCGGGCGCTCGTCGACGCCGGCGTCCCTCGTGGACGTGCGACGCGCATCCTCCGTCGAGCGACGGGAGGAGCCGGGATGGACGTGCTCGCGACGAGCGACGCGCGCGAGGTGTACAAGGAGATACTGTCTATCGCGGGGTCGTTCGCGCTCACGGACGGGGCGGCGGACGCCATCCACGTGCTGACGCCGCTTTCCGACGTGGACGCAATGGGCGAGCGACTCGCGGACGTCGAGGCGGCGCGCGCGTCCTGGGAGGCGCTGTCGAGCGAGGAGCGGTCGGCGGTCGAGGCGGCGTTCGCGACGTACGACGACGCGGGCGGTGGGGAGAAGGCCGCTGTGGAGGCGGCCGTGGCGCTCCTCGACGCTGGCGTCGTGCGCGAGGACGGCGTGTTCGCGCCGCTCGCCGACCTGGACCGGGAGGCGCTCGCGGACGCGGCGCGTGCGCTCGGTGCGCTCCGCGAGGGTCGCGTCGCACCGGGTGCCGACGACCGGTTGGACGCGCTCCGCGAGCACGTCGCGGACGTCGAGACCCTGGAGGCGAACGCGGCGTCGGTCGTCGAGGAGATCCGGGAGGGGAGCGCACCGACGGCGGGTGGGTTCCAGGACGCGTTCGTCGACCACGTCTGCGCGGAGACGGGCGTGGACGCGGCGCGCGTGCGGGACGCGGCACCGACGGAGGCGCGGGACGCGACGGACTTCGTGAACGAAGCGCTCCGGTCGCTCGCGGGCGACCTCAGGGAGGCCGTGGACGACCGCGAGCGCGAGGTCCGCGTCGACCTCCAGGGTGCGGTGGCGGACGCGCGCGAGGACGTCGACCGGGCGGTGGCGGCGGTCGACGACGTGGCGTTCGAGCTGTCGCTCGCGCGGTTCGCGGCGGCGTTCGACTTGACGTCGCCGTCGTTCGTCGAGAACGCGGTCGCGGTCGAGGGGGCGCGGAACCTCTCGCTCGCGGCGGGCGGCGAGGAGTCGCTGCAGCCGGTGCGGTACGCGCTCGGCGAGCACTCGTTGGCGCCGCCGCCGGGCCAGCAGCGCGTGAGCGTCCTGACGGGCGCGAACTCGGGCGGGAAGACGACGCTCCTGGAGACGCTCTGCCAGGTGGTATTGCTCGCGCACATGGGGTTGCCGGTGCCGGCGGACCGGGCGGAGGTCGGGCGGTTCGATTCGGTCGTGTTCCATCGTCGGCACGCGAGCTTCAACGCGGGCGTGCTGGAGTCGACGCTCCGGAACGTGGTGCCGCCCCTGACGGAGGAGGGGCGGACGTTGATGCTCGTCGACGAGTTCGAGGCGATCACGGAGCCGGGGAGTGCGGCGGACCTCCTGCACGGCCTGGTGACGCTGTCGGTGGAGAAGGCGGCGCTGGGGACGTTCGTCACGCACCTCGCGGACGACCTGGAGCCGCTGCCGTCGACGGCGCGCGTCGACGGGATCTTCGCGGAGGGCCTGACGCCGGACCTCGAATTGGAGGTGGACTACCAGCCGCGGTTCGGGGAGGTCGGGCGGTCGACGCCGGAGTTCATCGTGTCGCGGCTGGTCGCGAACGCGGACGACCGCGCGGAGCGCTCGGGGTTCGAGACGCTCGCGGAGGCGGTCGGGCACGAGGTCGTCCAGCGGACGCTCGCGGACGCGCGGTGGACGGAGTCGTAG
- a CDS encoding Hsp20/alpha crystallin family protein: MRDFTTTNPSMSQMFEQMDRMFENMWTDGPFGDRDATQMLEGRTTDGTDGMARRDSMDRMGSATNLYEDEDSFVFVMDLPGFETDEIDLVFHDGHLEIAAATEVSEESETSFVRHSRRTNETVAIPGAVDVEAIEASYQNGVLEVTIPILEDEIERGHEIDVR, encoded by the coding sequence ATGCGAGATTTCACCACCACGAACCCCAGCATGAGTCAGATGTTCGAGCAGATGGACCGAATGTTCGAGAACATGTGGACGGACGGCCCGTTCGGCGACCGCGACGCGACCCAGATGCTCGAGGGGCGCACGACAGACGGCACGGACGGCATGGCCCGCAGGGACAGCATGGACCGCATGGGTAGCGCGACGAACCTCTACGAGGACGAGGACAGCTTCGTGTTCGTGATGGACCTCCCCGGGTTCGAGACCGACGAGATCGACCTCGTCTTCCACGACGGCCACCTCGAGATCGCCGCGGCGACCGAGGTCAGCGAGGAGTCCGAGACGTCGTTCGTCCGGCACTCGCGACGCACGAACGAGACCGTCGCCATCCCCGGCGCGGTCGACGTCGAGGCCATCGAGGCGTCCTACCAGAACGGCGTCCTCGAAGTGACCATCCCCATCCTCGAGGACGAGATCGAGCGCGGTCACGAGATCGACGTCCGCTAG
- a CDS encoding NAD(P)/FAD-dependent oxidoreductase, with translation MTHVAIVGAYGSAGAAVAGELADEPGVELTLIDDGEPGGGLCILRGCMPSKEVISAGAHRFQARHDHRLVGDPPDVDLDAVVETKDDHVLGFAEHRRAAIHDLAERDDVAFHHDTARFVDDRTLAFADRTVEFDYVVVATGSSPNVPEIPGIETVGYRTSDDVLDATDLPDSGIVIGFGYVGLELVPYIAEAGGTDLTVIEHDARPLDEADPAFGDDLLEIYEKEWDVDVRRHAYERRVESTEDGGVRLYVDDVDGNEVAVEGEELFVFAGRNPNVHGLGLERTRLDPDSGGEWVRDTMQAVDDDRVFVVGDANAKEPILHVAKEQGFQAAENLLAHARDDTDTIAAYENVHHHVVFSALGVYPYARLGHSKASAEAADLEYVHVTRGASDDGVFTTKDVPDGRASLVVDADDGTVLGYQGLHYHADAMAKTMQLAVEMELDVREIPDRAYHPTTPEILDGLVQDASDAVED, from the coding sequence ATGACGCACGTCGCAATCGTGGGCGCGTACGGGAGCGCCGGCGCGGCAGTCGCGGGCGAGCTCGCCGACGAACCCGGCGTCGAGTTGACGCTGATCGACGACGGCGAACCGGGCGGTGGGCTCTGCATCCTCCGGGGATGCATGCCGTCAAAGGAGGTGATCTCGGCGGGCGCGCACCGGTTCCAGGCGCGCCACGACCACCGGCTCGTCGGCGACCCGCCGGACGTCGACCTGGACGCGGTCGTGGAGACGAAAGACGACCACGTGCTCGGGTTCGCCGAGCACCGCCGGGCGGCGATCCACGACCTCGCCGAGCGCGACGACGTCGCGTTCCACCACGACACCGCGCGGTTCGTGGACGATCGCACGCTCGCGTTCGCCGACCGGACCGTCGAGTTCGACTACGTCGTCGTCGCCACCGGCTCCTCTCCGAACGTCCCCGAGATCCCCGGCATCGAGACCGTCGGCTACCGGACGAGCGACGACGTGCTCGACGCCACCGACCTCCCGGATTCTGGCATCGTGATCGGCTTCGGGTACGTCGGCCTGGAGCTCGTGCCGTACATCGCGGAAGCAGGCGGCACGGACCTGACCGTGATCGAGCACGACGCGCGGCCGCTGGACGAGGCCGACCCGGCGTTCGGCGACGACCTCCTTGAGATCTACGAGAAGGAGTGGGACGTGGACGTTCGCCGGCACGCCTACGAGCGCCGCGTCGAGTCGACCGAGGACGGCGGCGTCCGCCTCTACGTCGACGACGTCGACGGGAACGAGGTCGCCGTCGAGGGCGAGGAGCTGTTCGTGTTCGCCGGCCGGAACCCGAACGTCCACGGTCTCGGCCTCGAACGCACGCGCCTCGACCCCGACTCGGGCGGAGAGTGGGTGCGGGACACGATGCAGGCCGTCGACGACGACCGCGTGTTCGTCGTCGGCGACGCGAACGCCAAGGAACCCATCCTCCACGTCGCCAAGGAACAGGGATTCCAGGCCGCCGAGAACCTCCTCGCGCACGCCCGCGACGACACCGATACCATCGCCGCGTACGAGAACGTCCACCACCACGTCGTCTTCTCCGCACTCGGCGTCTATCCCTACGCTCGCCTCGGTCACTCGAAAGCGAGCGCCGAGGCCGCCGACCTCGAGTACGTTCACGTCACGCGCGGGGCGAGCGACGACGGCGTCTTCACGACGAAGGACGTCCCCGATGGCCGTGCGAGCCTCGTCGTCGACGCCGACGACGGCACCGTCCTCGGCTACCAGGGACTGCACTACCACGCGGACGCGATGGCGAAGACGATGCAACTCGCCGTCGAGATGGAACTCGACGTCCGCGAGATCCCCGACCGCGCGTACCACCCGACGACGCCGGAGATACTCGACGGCCTCGTCCAGGACGCCAGCGACGCCGTCGAGGACTGA
- the kdgK1 gene encoding bifunctional 2-dehydro-3-deoxygluconokinase/2-dehydro-3-deoxygalactonokinase: MSDDLVTFGETMLRLSPPNDERLETAREFEVRAAGAESNTAIAAERLGAVTTWMSKLPDTALGHRVDGEIRQHGVNTDVVWTEDDDVRQGTYYLESGGRPRGSNVVYDREDAAVTTATPEELDVDRVRKASTFYTTGITPALSPQLRETTATLLDAAQQAGTMTAFDVNYRSKLWSPEEARKTITQFFQVVDVLVIALKDAKAVLNYDGDATQLAHHLASEFDFETVVVTRGDQGALAWNDNVIHEQPAFETDTVDPVGTGDAFAGAFLAQRLSGADIQKALQYAAATAALKRTIPGDVATVTRPEVESVVNEGMDGISR, from the coding sequence ATGAGCGACGACCTCGTCACGTTCGGGGAGACGATGCTCCGTCTCTCGCCGCCGAACGACGAGCGACTGGAGACCGCACGCGAGTTCGAGGTCCGGGCGGCGGGCGCGGAGTCCAACACCGCGATCGCCGCCGAGCGACTCGGTGCCGTGACGACGTGGATGTCGAAGCTCCCCGATACTGCACTCGGGCATCGCGTCGACGGCGAGATCCGCCAGCACGGCGTCAACACGGACGTCGTGTGGACCGAGGACGACGACGTCCGTCAGGGCACGTACTACCTCGAATCAGGTGGGCGACCGCGCGGGTCGAACGTCGTCTACGACCGCGAGGACGCAGCGGTGACGACCGCGACGCCCGAGGAACTGGACGTCGACCGCGTCAGGAAGGCGTCGACGTTCTACACGACCGGCATCACGCCCGCGCTCAGCCCGCAGCTCCGGGAGACGACGGCGACGCTACTCGACGCCGCCCAGCAGGCGGGGACGATGACGGCGTTCGACGTGAACTACCGGTCGAAGCTCTGGTCGCCCGAGGAGGCCCGGAAGACGATCACGCAGTTCTTCCAGGTCGTGGACGTCCTCGTCATCGCGCTGAAGGACGCGAAGGCGGTCCTGAACTACGACGGGGACGCGACGCAGCTCGCGCACCACCTCGCCTCCGAGTTCGACTTCGAGACCGTCGTCGTGACCCGAGGCGATCAGGGCGCGCTGGCGTGGAACGACAACGTCATCCATGAACAGCCGGCGTTCGAGACCGACACCGTCGACCCGGTCGGGACCGGCGACGCGTTCGCGGGCGCGTTCCTTGCACAGCGCCTCTCCGGGGCGGACATCCAGAAGGCGCTGCAGTACGCGGCCGCGACCGCGGCGCTGAAGCGCACCATCCCGGGCGACGTGGCGACGGTGACCCGACCCGAGGTCGAATCGGTCGTCAACGAAGGCATGGACGGGATCTCGCGGTAG
- the rtcA gene encoding RNA 3'-terminal phosphate cyclase has protein sequence MIEIDGSAGGGQILRSALSLAALSGDAVRVEHVRGDRRKPGLKHQHLACVEAAAAACDADVDGAELGSETVAFDPGRVRGGSIEVAVGTAGAVALVFETVLPLCVALDAELSVTATGGTDVAWSPTLDYYRTVRLPLARRAGWRATVDVARRGFYPKGGGEATLHVEPAATERVRFDRRGRFEGASVEAVASADLADADVADRLVDGALDALEDVGVAVDATAARSVRSPGTGASVLVRLEYEHTVAGFTALGEPGTPAEAVGADAATDALAFHQQGRTSPGRGGPASPPVVDAHAADQLVLPLARGGGRVRPTAVTDHVETNCAVARAFDRDVHLADGVLVAEHDPVDD, from the coding sequence ATGATCGAGATCGACGGGAGCGCGGGTGGCGGCCAGATCCTCCGGTCGGCGCTGTCGCTCGCCGCGCTCTCCGGCGACGCGGTACGCGTCGAGCACGTCCGCGGCGACCGACGGAAGCCGGGACTGAAGCACCAGCATCTCGCGTGCGTCGAGGCCGCCGCGGCGGCCTGCGATGCCGACGTGGACGGCGCGGAACTGGGGAGCGAGACGGTCGCGTTCGACCCCGGTCGCGTCCGCGGCGGCTCGATCGAGGTGGCCGTCGGGACCGCCGGCGCGGTCGCGCTCGTGTTCGAGACCGTCCTCCCACTGTGCGTCGCGCTCGACGCGGAGCTGTCGGTGACGGCGACCGGCGGGACGGACGTCGCGTGGTCGCCGACCCTGGACTACTACCGGACCGTCCGCCTCCCGCTCGCGCGCCGCGCCGGCTGGCGCGCGACCGTCGACGTCGCCCGACGCGGCTTCTACCCGAAGGGTGGCGGGGAGGCGACCCTGCACGTCGAGCCGGCGGCCACCGAGCGCGTGCGGTTCGATCGTCGCGGTCGGTTCGAAGGCGCGAGCGTCGAGGCGGTCGCCTCGGCGGACCTCGCGGACGCCGACGTCGCCGACCGGCTCGTCGACGGCGCGCTCGACGCCCTGGAGGACGTCGGGGTCGCCGTCGACGCGACCGCCGCGCGGAGCGTGCGCTCGCCGGGGACGGGCGCGAGCGTCCTCGTCAGGCTCGAGTACGAGCACACGGTCGCCGGCTTCACCGCGCTCGGCGAACCCGGAACGCCCGCGGAAGCCGTCGGTGCAGACGCTGCCACGGACGCACTCGCATTCCACCAGCAAGGCCGGACGAGTCCCGGACGTGGCGGCCCCGCGAGTCCACCGGTCGTCGACGCGCACGCCGCGGACCAGCTCGTCCTCCCGCTCGCACGCGGCGGCGGCCGGGTCCGGCCGACCGCGGTCACCGACCACGTCGAGACGAACTGCGCGGTCGCACGCGCGTTCGACCGCGACGTCCACCTCGCCGACGGCGTCCTCGTCGCCGAGCACGACCCCGTCGACGACTGA